The Serinus canaria isolate serCan28SL12 chromosome 2, serCan2020, whole genome shotgun sequence genomic interval ATGAAGCTGCACCGAAGCAGCCCAAAAGGCTTATAACAGCTCAATTTCGCAGCCTTCAGTTTTAATCCCCATCACCCAGGCTAAGCAGAATGGTGGTGCTGAGGCTGCTACTCCACAGCAGTCTGAGCACCTGGATGATGATGGtcttcatcctcctcttcctcctcctctgcagcctgtaGGTGGCTGGAGAGCTCCTGGATCACAGCAGCCCTACCGATCTGGTCATTTCGCCTCTTCTCCATGATCAGATCCTCCAGGCTCTGAAACTCCAGCGTGTGGCTGCGCTTGTCCCCCAGCCGGATCTGCAATCGGTAGGGCTGCTTGCCTATGCGCAGCTCCCCGCCGATTTTAAACTCTCGCTTGCCGTATCGGCACCAGGCAGCAAAACACTCCGAGTTTCTCCAGCTCAAGTCACGATCCTTGCAAcccacctgctccagggcaTTGCGCACCACCACGGCCGGGCTGAGGGGTTTGTAGCGGTACAGCCGGTTGGCAATGCGGCCGCGTCTGCCCTGGCTGGCGTCGGTGAGGAAGCTGTTCACCACCTCCAGCCGATGGAGGTGCACAACTTGAAAATCCCCCACATAAACCACCCAGTGTGGGTACTGGGCTTGGCACACAAACTCCACCAGGTCACCTGGCTTACACCTATTCAGCAGGTTCTCCGGGGTGTAGGTGCTCAGATGCCCCCCATCTCCTTCATCACCCTCCTCTAGCTGCGTGTCCTCCTCTGAAAAGCTCTTCTGGTAAATACACTCATCCCGGTAATAGACTGAGCACTCCACCTCGTGCAGCTGGGGATCGtaaggctgcagggcagggttCTCACCCCCCAGGTCATGCACCgaatcctgctgctgctccagctcatcATCGTCATTCGAAAAGATGTAGGAGACCCCGATCCTTGGCCCTTCATCTCTGTCCATACCTGTCGGGTCGGCCGTGGGAACTTCCTTGTAGTTGAGATGGGTCAGCTTCTCCACCTGGTTCCCCATGCCCGCTGCAACGACAGACACACGGCGGAGCCATGAGGGCGGGCGCGGGTGAGCGGCTCCCAGAGAAGCAGCGCGGGCATAAGCGCGGCTCCCCCCTCCGCAGGCGTCCCGGTTCTCCCCGCTCAGCTCAGTCTCTAGCAGCGCCCCGGGCTGCGGGAGCCCGTCGGGGACGGGGGGAAGGGGAACACGAGTCTTCCCTACCTGTGCGGAGGAAGGCGCGGCGGCACCACCACCTGTTAGGTGGCGGCGAGGAGAACAAGAGAAGCGCAGGAGCCGCCGGGGAGCGGGGCAGGCACCGAGCCACCTGTTAGAGAGGGGCTGCGAGCGCCTGGGGAGGTCGGGAGGTCCGAACTAGGGAGGGCAGAGAGCGCACCCCCCGCCGCCCAGGTGAGCCGCGCCGGGCCGCCGGCCAGGTGCGCCTTCCCCGCCCTCCCCCGGCACCGGGCGGCCGCGAACTTAccccgcggggccggcggcTGCGCGGCGCCGGGAGCGGCTCAGGGCgagcgggcggcggggcggcggcgcgcCCGGATCATggccccggcccggcgcggcTGCTGCTCCCCGCGCAGCGGCAGTGCCCGAGAGCCGCGCCGCCGGCTCCGCGGCTGGGCATGAGCCCCGGAGAGGCACGGccgaggggagggagggaggctggatCCGCCACGAACGCCCCGGCAAGCGCTCAGCCCCCAGCATTTAAAGAggcagctctttttttttttttccttttctttcccccccctccccttcctttcccaccctccccccccccacccgCCCTGCTTCCTCCCCCTCACCTCCCTCCGCCCCGcaccttttctctctcttcgGTCCTACATGCCAAGCGCTCTGTTCCCTGCCGAGGCTGGTGGCAGGCGGAGGTCGGGCGCGGGCTGTCGGCGCCGCCGCTGCGCAGCTCTGCGCGGGCAGCGGGCGGGCAGCGCGCTCAGCCCCAACTCGCACAGGCGCGGCGCCTTTAAGGGAGCGGTGCAACAGCAGCCCAGCCCGCCGGTGTGTTCGGGGGGAGGCTCCGCAGCCGGAGTTTGCCCGGGACGGGGCCGGTAGGCGAAGCGGAGCCTCGGTGCGCGGCCGTGCGAGCGCCGCGGTGCCCGCGCAGAGGCGCGGAGCTGCCCCCGGGGCAGCGCCAGGAGGTGCCTCCCTGGGGCCGCGCACAGTGACGGGGAAGTTGTTAAGTGAGCACAATCAAAGCGCCCGGTTCTCCTGGGCTGGCTTAACGCCTTCGATTCCTCCATGCGCGGAGTGCGTAATTAGgtgtattaatttattttctttccgACTTCAAGACTCAGTCTATTTTTCAATATAGAAGATTATGATTCTTTCTCCCCTGGAAAGGCATTAGGAGATCTGGTgggaatattttgctttctgtgttttggagaacacaaaacaatattttgctttttcattaaCGCCTAGTTAGTGTGCTAggtgggtttatttttcataCTATTTTAACAGACACTGGTAAATTCACGCTGTTAAAATAGACTACAGAGATAATTTATGGGATGTAGGAGTAATGTCTTTAATTTTGTCTCATTTATTCCCTTTGTCTGTTGTCTTGTAATTTATAAGCCCAACTGCAACTGCTGTTCTGAGTATCCACTAAATAGCGGCAAATGAAGGAGCAATTGTTGTGCTACCAGGGCCTTGGGCTCTGCCCACAGGCTCAAAGAATACGATTTCCATCGGATTCTACATCTCCGTGGTTTCAAATACAGACCTGCCCTTTGGGGTAAGAAGAATTGCTCCATCTGGGACTGGGAAATGAGCACTGCTTGGGATGGTGGGGCACTGCAAACAATTGCAGCAGTGACACCCAAATCAGGACCTTTTTGTTTTGGATTCAGTTGGTGCCTATGTCCATGGGAACACTTTTGAAATGAACCTCCCAAACACCCAGCCCCGACACACATGCACTTTGGTTTGCATCCCAGTGTGTTTTCAAGCAGTGCACGTTTCTTTCACATCCCACCAAACTAGACGTACCCTTTGTGGCAGGGTTAGATCAAGGCTAGTTGGGCAAATGTCCAAAATGTATTGAATGTGGATGTGATTTCTGGGCACTCCATGTTTCTCCCTGCAGTTCCTCTCCTCTATAGCTGCTGTTGGACAAAAGAGGGTTCTGCTTCATAGTCAGGGCATTGTGAAATTGCTTCACTAATTAAAGATGTGTGAGAGTATCCTAAAACGAGGAGCTAAACTGATCAtagaagtgattttttaatgttctgcCGTTTCCATTGGAAGCTTTGTCTCAGCATTGTATCTTCCTATCTCTAGACCAGTTATACTTCTTGGTTAAAATGTTTGGCAGCCCTGTGTTTGAGACCAAGTTTGTTTCTGAATCTTCTGCAATGTGTGGAAAGATGTGTCTGTGCATGAGTGGAAACTCAGTATGGCCCAGGCAGTCACTTGTGTGTTCATGCACATCCACAAAGATTTGCAGTTCTCTATCatgccttctctttttcttgtctGCTTCATTTCACCTCAATGCTTAATTTTCCGCaccttgttttctgctttaataTCTTGGGTCTCTTTGAGCTTCCTTGCCATGACTGCTGCATGGAATCCATACTGTCTGTTCAATCTGCTGCTTTCTAGGCTAAGAAGCCTTTGGtgaatatttttgtattgtAAACCACATCCATAATGGCTTACTGCACACGTAGGTAAGGAATTGGGTGGAAAATCCACAAAGAATCTACAGTGCCTATATGTCACTTTGATAGTGCCTAAAATTATGATGGTTAAAACTTCTGCTTAATCTCTAAGCCTAAAAGCAGCCATGCTTGCACACATACTGAAGTCAAAAGGGAAGCCCACACTTCTAGGTATGATTCCTCCCTGGGGTCACTCACAGGTTCCAGTTGTTCTCTTGTTCAGATTgcagaagaatttcttctttgtaaATTCTCTTTTGGAGAGAAGGCTGCACCCCAGACAAAACACAACTTTGCTTCTGGAGTGGGCTCATCCCAGCAGCCCTCTTATCTGAGTCCCTACAAAGACTGCAAGGAAGCAGGGTTCGATCTATGTGAGATCTATCTCGCTCAGCTCTACAAGAGCCCTCCAACATTTTCACTGCTGAACTTCACATCCATATGCTCTCAATCTATTGTTGAATTCAGCAACACATCTACAGGCTCCTGACACAAAAATACTGTTCTGGTGGGTCTTAATATGTCTTGTATGGTATTTGATATGCCTGAAAGTTTGATAGCCCCTTTTAAGGCAGAAACACCTGCCATGCTGGAGGGCTCTCTGGGAAGCCAAAGTTGCTTGGCCATATAGTCCATTGATGCATACAGAGGGGACTGCACCTCTTGGCTTGGAGACTGTGGGACATCTATGGAGCAAGTGACTTCTATTAATCTATTTTGCTGCTATCCTCCAGGGGCCTTTGTAGTGCTAATCGTGGTTGCCTTAAACTTATAGCTAATTTTGAGAATCAGATGTAACAGGTATTTTTTTGTCCCAACCGTATATAATTTTGTTGCTCCAACTGCAACCTTACACATATTTTACATCCAGAGATTGAAAAGGTGATATTGATTTGAAATCACAGTTCATCCTTACTTGGATATGAACTGCTGTGGTCACACTGTTATTGTTATAAAAAGATATCCAGGATGAGAAAAAGAAGTCTTGCtatgtgtgtttttttttttttttcttagcagtGATTCTGAGTAAGACAAGGTTTAGTGTCATATTCTGTAAGCACATTCTGTTTCACAGGTATTCAGCCAGCTGATGGCTATGACACCCTTGAATTATTTAATggcttccatttcttttttgcagTAGAGTTTTATGAGAACTGAGATAAACTATGCTCCATTTGGCATGTAAGCACTCTACATCATAGACCTAGTGAACCAGAGTGCTTAAACACCATGGTGGAATTAGGggcactggaaaaataaaccacttCCTAGTGAAGTCCATGCAAGTTCTTCCATGGAGTTTTGTAGAAATCAATCATGTCCTTAACTGAAGGAGGTGTATGACCTGAGAGTCACTTGATGGATGGTGTCCTTCCATGACAGCCACAGCTAAGTCCTCCAAGGGTATTTGGATTCGTTTCTTTTATGACCTCTTTGTCCTCCAGTGGAAGCTGCATCCCTGAATCAGGCACCAAGGTCCTGTAAAGCCAGGAATGCCACTTAAAATGAGATTCATCCAACCTGGCATACCAGCACTAGATGGTAGGGAATGGGACAGAGAGTTAGTGTCCTGACAGCTGTTGGAATGTGGTGCTTCCTTTCACTTGTGTCACCCTAATACTCTCCCAAGGTTAAGTGCTTTAATGAGGTTGGATTTTCTCACACACAAGAGGAAATGGTGCCACGTCAGTTAATAAAAAGCATTAATATTTAAGATTGCTTCCTTGGGGTATGAAAGACCAAGGTTGAAGTGTCTTATCTCACTGAAGGAATTTGAACTGATATCTCCTGGGAGGGTACTGGAAGCCACCAGACTGTAAGCTCTTTTTGAGCAAGTCTTGCTTTCTCTGTCCCACTGAAGCTGTTCAGCTTTGTATGGACTCATTAAACACCCATTCAATctgtctgaaagaaaagaaaagaatgacaaCATCTCTTAGATCAGAAGCAAGAAGGGGATTAGAGTGCGTTGAGGTCCTCTCTAATGAATATTCAGATGTCTCACAATCATGCAGTATCTTCATCAGGAGCCATTCAGACAGACCCACCAGAAAGATCTGAAAGTTTTGGTTTTAGGACATGGTCATGAGACagttttttttcatatctgtgCTGAAAGAGATTGGACCTCTGGGTCTCACATGTCCTGCATGACTGGTGTAACCCAGATGCTAATAGATATCAGGTCCTCTTGGTTTCTGTTGTGGTAGAGCCCTGCCCTactgctgtctctgctgggcCAGGCTTCATGGATGCAGAAGTGAGAGTTTGTGACATAAGTATGGGCTTCTGTGGGAAACATGCTGGCACTACTCAGTGGTTCTGCTTGTGTCTCCAGGGGAAATATCAGGAATTTTGAGAACCAGAAAATTTGTGTGCCTCAAAATGTTGAGAAATATTGTAGAATGTTGGTATTTCTGAACCTGGAGTTTCATATTTGACATGAAACAGATAATCAGCCTCTGGTGTCAGGAAGGTTTTATCTGCATTTAACCTATAAATCTTTGATTACATTGTAGAGAGTTTGACATCTGTGTGCTTCTACACATATGATCTTTGCTATTCCTTATAGTGTAGCATGGCTTACCATATATTCAAGAAATGAAAGTTAGAAAAACTGCAGATAGAGGAGAGACCCACATCAGAgggaaaattctgttttttttctaaaactctTGCTGGAAGCTTATGGCTCTGTTATCTACTTCCAACACTCTAATTTGTGACTAAATGTGTTCTGTGGCGAAATAAATTGCTGAAATTGCCAAAGTTACAGAGTTTTTAACTGAGACATCCAAGCTGTATCTCAGAAGCTCTTCCACTGTGAGTTTTTAATTGGTGCAtttcagcaaatgaaaatgaagtaaTTCATATGTCAGTAGGGGCCTGGATTCATAGGAATTGCTATCAAACCAActtgagcagcaggaaaagcttaATTAAAATGTAGTCCCTTTTTTACTTAATCAGAAAATAGCAACTATATGTCAAACATAACTTAACAAGGAAGGAGGTACAGCACACACATCCTTCCAGCATGAGAACTGCTCATCCCTTGCAACTCTCATCTGTCTCATGCTGAGCTTCTGCCCTGGAAGCTCCTCCTGTGATGTGTCTTTTAGCAcgtcacagcactgctggctgccttGGTAGCACagagtgtccctgcagctgggaaggggtgGGACTTCTGGTGGAAGAAACTTCTGATGATTGCTCCTGGTGAGCAGTACCTGAGCAGAAGCCATTAGTAAAGGGAATGAgtcttttcttcagctgttgCCATACTGCTAATAAAACATGACAGTATTACTGTGAGGTAAGCACATCACTTTTTGCAGCAAATTTGTGATGTGACTGCAGGTGACTCAGAGAAACTGTGAttgccctgtccctggaagtgttcaggcCAGACCAGATGGGACTTTAAGCagcctgatctagtggaaggtgtccctgcccatggcatggggttGTAGCTTTAAGGTCtattccaacccaaagcattctgtgattctatggctGTGTGTCTATGCTGCCATTTAAATGGGGTGGAACAGAGGAAACACGAGCAAAGTCTCCTGTAGTGAGGTCAGACTGTGGGACCATACACAAGGTGATAGCACAGCTGGCAATGTGTGGGgtctgctctcctcagcccagctctggatgcTTGCTAATTTGACTCAGAAATGCTGGCCATGGGTGCTCACCACAACTGCAGATCCATGGCAAAGTATGTGAGCAATGGCTGAGCAGATAATCTGCCTTGTCATTCACCCATTAGACTGAGAAACaggttaatatttttttcttccatagcCAATGGAAAGCAACAGAGATGCAAAGCCTCAAACCATCTGTGAAGGTGATGTTTGGGGCTTTCTGCTGGACTTGTTCCAAATCgagcagagcaggacctggTCCTTGGCTGGTCTC includes:
- the LRATD2 gene encoding protein LRATD2; its protein translation is MGNQVEKLTHLNYKEVPTADPTGMDRDEGPRIGVSYIFSNDDDELEQQQDSVHDLGGENPALQPYDPQLHEVECSVYYRDECIYQKSFSEEDTQLEEGDEGDGGHLSTYTPENLLNRCKPGDLVEFVCQAQYPHWVVYVGDFQVVHLHRLEVVNSFLTDASQGRRGRIANRLYRYKPLSPAVVVRNALEQVGCKDRDLSWRNSECFAAWCRYGKREFKIGGELRIGKQPYRLQIRLGDKRSHTLEFQSLEDLIMEKRRNDQIGRAAVIQELSSHLQAAEEEEEEDEDHHHPGAQTAVE